Proteins encoded within one genomic window of Amycolatopsis sp. 2-15:
- a CDS encoding alpha/beta hydrolase family protein has protein sequence MVGCNEHPDPRWARPARNKVVESEVDEWATADGQRVAVFSQEPDGAGEKPVVVLCHGLGGSHRGYAGLGHHLASYGYAVLHPQFRDAFELAGPELGLSGVDERTWAADPVARQRMHALLFDPEHWLSRVDRVHAVLNALPAKWNLKPDHVLLAGHSFGAYTAQLLLGTRLSGYGTFTHPAVAGGILLSPQGSGDRGLTPNSWREVELPLLVVTGTRDVGARGEGVEWRREPYDRARSRFKHLAVVHDGDHQLGAIPGHDTENSPTAAAISAVATAFVKRVHGDRAAGEWLASAPFPAIFDHTHQEEAACPTS, from the coding sequence ATGGTGGGCTGCAACGAGCACCCGGACCCCCGGTGGGCCCGGCCGGCCCGCAACAAGGTCGTCGAGAGCGAAGTCGACGAATGGGCGACCGCCGACGGGCAGCGGGTCGCCGTTTTCTCGCAAGAACCGGACGGTGCCGGGGAAAAGCCGGTCGTCGTCCTGTGTCATGGGCTGGGCGGGAGCCACCGCGGTTACGCGGGCCTGGGCCACCACCTCGCGTCCTACGGCTACGCGGTGCTGCACCCGCAGTTCCGCGACGCCTTCGAGCTCGCGGGGCCCGAGCTCGGCCTGTCCGGTGTGGACGAACGAACCTGGGCCGCGGATCCCGTGGCCAGGCAACGCATGCACGCGTTGCTGTTCGACCCGGAACACTGGCTGTCCCGCGTCGACCGGGTGCACGCGGTGCTCAACGCACTTCCCGCCAAGTGGAACTTGAAACCCGACCACGTCCTCCTCGCCGGGCATTCGTTCGGCGCGTACACCGCCCAGCTCCTCCTGGGCACGCGCCTGAGCGGCTACGGCACCTTCACCCACCCGGCCGTCGCGGGCGGAATCCTGTTGTCACCGCAGGGAAGCGGCGACCGCGGGCTCACGCCGAACTCCTGGCGCGAGGTCGAGCTGCCCCTGCTGGTCGTCACCGGCACGCGCGACGTCGGTGCCCGCGGCGAGGGCGTCGAATGGCGCCGCGAGCCTTACGACCGGGCGCGCTCGCGGTTCAAGCACCTCGCCGTGGTCCACGACGGCGATCACCAGCTCGGCGCAATCCCGGGCCACGACACCGAAAACAGCCCGACCGCGGCCGCGATCTCCGCGGTGGCCACGGCGTTCGTCAAGCGCGTGCACGGCGACCGGGCCGCGGGGGAGTGGCTCGCGTCAGCGCCCTTCCCGGCGATCTTCGACCACACCCACCAGGAGGAGGCCGCATGTCCGACGTCGTGA
- a CDS encoding cupin domain-containing protein — MPKFTQVGEREWIHEDVVGHAIDRCKLWYDGHGLSFSLVKMPPDHELSLHRHETWVSVFVVDGVLKWEGGGQERKLGAGDFYFVQPGEEHVETSLEDTTVLIIKAEPNVQYSIDGTGGDRRQS, encoded by the coding sequence ATGCCGAAGTTCACGCAGGTTGGCGAGCGCGAGTGGATCCACGAAGACGTGGTCGGCCACGCCATCGACCGCTGCAAGCTCTGGTACGACGGCCACGGGCTGTCGTTCTCGCTGGTGAAGATGCCCCCGGACCACGAGCTCAGCCTTCACCGCCACGAAACCTGGGTCTCGGTGTTCGTGGTCGACGGCGTGCTCAAGTGGGAAGGGGGCGGGCAGGAGCGCAAGCTCGGCGCGGGCGACTTCTACTTCGTGCAGCCCGGCGAGGAGCACGTCGAGACCTCACTCGAGGACACGACGGTGCTGATCATCAAGGCCGAGCCCAACGTCCAGTACTCGATCGACGGAACCGGCGGCGACCGGCGGCAGTCCTGA
- a CDS encoding uracil-DNA glycosylase family protein produces MTNLDRIRADLIADPDNAWAKEAGYEPLYTAEPSARVALIGQAPGRKAQESGVPWNDASGVKLRGWLGVTDEEFYDPALFAIVPMDFFYPGKAASGDVPPRRGVAEKWHPRIFAELPDIRLTVLVGSYAQKYYLHAGRARSLTETVRSFRDYLPSTIPLVHPSPLNVGWHLRNPWFEQEVVPELRTLVAAALKS; encoded by the coding sequence ATGACGAACCTCGACCGGATCCGCGCCGACCTCATCGCCGACCCCGACAACGCGTGGGCGAAGGAAGCCGGCTACGAGCCCCTCTACACCGCGGAGCCGTCGGCGAGGGTGGCGCTCATCGGGCAGGCGCCGGGGCGGAAGGCGCAGGAGAGCGGCGTCCCCTGGAACGACGCCAGCGGAGTGAAGCTGCGCGGATGGCTCGGCGTGACCGACGAGGAGTTCTACGACCCCGCGCTGTTCGCGATCGTGCCGATGGACTTCTTCTACCCCGGCAAGGCGGCCTCCGGTGACGTGCCGCCGCGCCGCGGGGTGGCGGAAAAGTGGCACCCGCGGATTTTCGCCGAGCTGCCCGACATCCGGCTGACGGTGCTCGTCGGCAGCTACGCGCAGAAGTACTACTTGCACGCCGGGCGCGCGCGGAGCCTCACGGAGACCGTGCGGTCGTTCCGGGACTACTTGCCCTCGACGATCCCGCTGGTGCACCCGTCGCCGCTGAACGTCGGGTGGCACCTGCGGAACCCGTGGTTCGAGCAGGAGGTCGTGCCGGAGCTGCGGACGCTGGTGGCGGCCGCGCTCAAGTCCTGA
- a CDS encoding nitronate monooxygenase: protein MHSSLSGLGVTSPVLAAPMAGGGTTPALVAAAASAGGLGFVAGGYKTAEALAEQISQVRALGISFGVNLFAPNPVPVDPAAYRRYAGALQADADRYGLDLPQAITEDDDHWQAKLDLLLAGPVPLVSFTFGLPDTSVFTRLHRAGTLVAQTVTSADEARLAADAGADLLLVQAAAAGGHSGTLTPDRVPPAVPLPRVLGEVGAAVSLPLVGAGGLATPEAVAEALSAGATAVAVGTVLLRSDESGASKPHREALADPARRETVVTRAFTGRPARGLRNAFTDDHSGEAPAGYPALHHLTSALRKAAVQAGDAERVNLWAGTGYRHATAEPAADILTRLSHRL, encoded by the coding sequence ATGCACAGCTCGCTGTCCGGTCTCGGGGTGACCTCGCCCGTCCTGGCGGCGCCGATGGCGGGCGGGGGCACCACGCCCGCCCTGGTGGCCGCGGCGGCGAGCGCCGGGGGCCTCGGCTTCGTCGCCGGCGGGTACAAGACGGCCGAAGCGCTCGCCGAGCAGATCAGCCAGGTCCGCGCGCTGGGCATCTCGTTCGGGGTCAACCTGTTCGCACCCAACCCAGTGCCCGTCGACCCAGCCGCCTACCGGCGCTACGCCGGCGCGCTGCAGGCCGACGCCGACCGCTACGGCCTCGACCTCCCGCAGGCGATCACCGAGGACGACGACCACTGGCAGGCCAAGCTCGACCTCCTGCTGGCCGGGCCCGTCCCGCTGGTCAGCTTCACCTTCGGCCTGCCGGACACGTCGGTCTTCACCCGGCTGCACCGCGCCGGCACGCTGGTCGCGCAGACCGTGACCTCGGCCGACGAGGCCCGGCTGGCCGCCGACGCCGGCGCGGATCTCCTGCTCGTGCAGGCCGCGGCCGCGGGCGGGCACTCAGGCACCCTCACGCCCGACCGCGTCCCGCCGGCGGTCCCGCTGCCGCGGGTCCTCGGCGAGGTCGGCGCCGCGGTGTCGCTGCCCCTGGTCGGCGCCGGCGGGCTCGCCACGCCCGAGGCCGTGGCCGAAGCGCTGAGCGCCGGTGCCACCGCCGTGGCCGTCGGCACCGTGCTGCTGCGGTCCGACGAGAGCGGGGCGTCGAAACCCCACCGCGAAGCGCTGGCCGACCCGGCCCGCCGGGAGACGGTCGTCACCCGCGCGTTCACCGGCCGCCCGGCGCGAGGCCTGCGCAACGCGTTCACCGACGACCACTCGGGTGAAGCTCCCGCCGGTTACCCGGCCCTGCACCACCTGACCAGCGCGCTGCGCAAGGCGGCCGTGCAGGCCGGCGACGCCGAGCGCGTCAACCTGTGGGCCGGCACCGGCTACCGGCACGCCACCGCCGAACCCGCCGCCGACATCCTCACGCGGCTCTCCCACCGGCTCTAG
- a CDS encoding TetR/AcrR family transcriptional regulator: MHTGDDVNDTAGQASNRRGRDRARTEADLLQATFDLLQRDGIFAGLNLQEVADRSGVNRGQIYQYFGDRRSLLRAAVAHRAREWAAGAKRHWEASFLGRRKAMFRSALANPAPTLVEALLAIDGDPDYHALPEIEKTRAALERDQATGALPADGDAIAMHVFMVAAYKGYLIFREALARDVGVPVEELDARVLAVHDQVAGAMTEGDARDR; this comes from the coding sequence GTGCACACGGGAGATGATGTGAACGACACCGCCGGGCAGGCGTCGAACCGGCGTGGGCGCGACCGGGCCCGGACCGAGGCCGACCTCCTCCAGGCGACGTTCGACCTGCTCCAGCGCGACGGGATCTTCGCCGGGCTGAACCTGCAGGAGGTCGCCGACCGCTCCGGGGTGAATCGCGGCCAGATCTACCAGTACTTCGGCGATCGGCGATCCCTGCTGAGGGCGGCTGTGGCCCACCGCGCCCGCGAATGGGCGGCGGGCGCGAAACGGCACTGGGAAGCGTCGTTCCTCGGCCGGCGCAAGGCGATGTTCCGCAGCGCGCTCGCCAACCCCGCACCCACGCTGGTCGAAGCCCTGCTCGCGATCGACGGCGACCCGGACTACCACGCCCTGCCCGAGATCGAGAAGACCAGAGCCGCCCTCGAACGCGACCAGGCCACCGGCGCCTTGCCCGCCGACGGCGACGCGATCGCGATGCACGTGTTCATGGTCGCGGCCTACAAGGGCTACCTCATCTTCCGCGAAGCGCTCGCGCGCGACGTCGGCGTGCCGGTCGAGGAGCTCGACGCCCGCGTGCTGGCCGTGCACGACCAGGTGGCCGGAGCGATGACCGAAGGCGACGCGCGGGACCGATGA
- a CDS encoding ABC transporter permease, producing MSTLMTSHDQLGGRELVRRTPGPAELAPQRHARRRRGVTLTLAWATPVLIIVVWELTAQFGILDTRFFPAPSVIWQAGARSIQDGVMTDAIVDTVRKLVIGYGIGVVAGVALGVLLGLSWLARAALEHTLVALYTLPKLALFPVFLLVFGLGSLPQIVLVGVSVFFIVVLASTTAVLSVEQGYRDAAEVLGAKRTQLLRHVILPAALPAIATSIRLTAGIAILVIVGIEMVSGDSGLGYLIFQRSQVFDPATMYAGVIIAGVIGVAFTGLVTLALKFAVPQQRPRLRRS from the coding sequence GTGAGCACGCTCATGACGTCGCATGACCAGCTCGGAGGTCGTGAGCTCGTCCGGCGCACGCCCGGCCCCGCCGAGCTGGCGCCCCAGCGGCACGCCCGGCGCCGCCGTGGCGTGACCCTCACGCTGGCATGGGCGACCCCGGTGCTGATCATCGTGGTCTGGGAGCTCACCGCGCAGTTCGGCATCCTCGACACGCGGTTCTTCCCGGCCCCCAGTGTGATCTGGCAGGCGGGTGCGCGGTCCATTCAGGACGGCGTGATGACCGACGCCATTGTCGACACCGTGCGCAAACTCGTGATCGGCTACGGGATCGGCGTCGTGGCCGGCGTGGCGCTCGGAGTCCTGCTGGGACTGTCGTGGCTCGCCCGGGCGGCGCTGGAACACACGCTGGTCGCGCTGTACACGCTGCCGAAGCTGGCGCTGTTCCCCGTGTTCCTGCTCGTGTTCGGCCTGGGCTCGCTGCCGCAGATCGTGCTGGTCGGCGTGTCGGTGTTCTTCATCGTCGTGCTCGCCTCGACCACCGCGGTCCTGTCGGTCGAGCAGGGCTACCGCGACGCCGCGGAAGTGCTCGGCGCCAAGCGCACCCAGCTGCTGCGCCACGTCATCCTCCCGGCCGCACTGCCCGCCATCGCGACCTCGATCCGGCTGACCGCGGGCATCGCCATCCTCGTGATCGTCGGCATCGAGATGGTGTCGGGCGACAGTGGCCTCGGGTACCTGATCTTCCAGCGCTCCCAGGTGTTCGACCCCGCGACGATGTACGCCGGCGTGATCATCGCCGGGGTGATCGGCGTGGCCTTCACCGGTCTCGTCACCCTCGCACTGAAGTTCGCCGTCCCCCAGCAGCGGCCGCGCCTACGCCGGTCCTGA
- a CDS encoding type 1 glutamine amidotransferase domain-containing protein has translation MARVLFVMTGADHWTLKDGTRHPTGYWAEEFAAPYTALKDAGHTIVVATPGGVVPTVDQGSLNPDMAGGQEEAAKLAQVLESAGELRQPIALTDVNLPDYDAVYYPGGHGPMEDLAHDAGSGALLNAALASGKPLAVVCHAPAALLATRDERGESPFAGYRVTGFTNDEENAVGLGPKAKWLLEDELGKLGVAFERGPDWQPYTVVDRTLYTGQNPASAAPLAQELLKALK, from the coding sequence ATGGCACGAGTCCTGTTCGTCATGACGGGCGCCGACCACTGGACGCTCAAGGACGGAACTCGGCACCCGACCGGGTACTGGGCCGAGGAGTTCGCCGCCCCCTACACCGCGCTCAAGGACGCGGGCCACACGATTGTGGTGGCGACCCCGGGCGGTGTGGTGCCGACGGTGGACCAGGGCAGCCTGAACCCGGACATGGCCGGCGGCCAGGAAGAGGCCGCGAAGCTCGCGCAGGTCCTCGAGTCCGCCGGCGAACTGCGCCAGCCGATCGCGCTCACGGACGTGAACCTGCCGGACTACGACGCCGTCTACTACCCCGGCGGCCACGGCCCGATGGAGGACCTCGCCCACGACGCCGGCTCCGGCGCCCTGCTCAACGCCGCCCTCGCGTCGGGCAAGCCGCTCGCCGTGGTGTGCCACGCGCCCGCGGCGCTGCTGGCCACGCGCGACGAGCGGGGCGAGTCGCCCTTCGCCGGCTACCGCGTCACCGGGTTCACCAACGACGAGGAGAACGCCGTCGGTCTCGGCCCGAAGGCGAAGTGGCTGCTGGAGGACGAGCTGGGCAAGCTCGGCGTCGCATTCGAGCGCGGGCCGGACTGGCAGCCGTACACGGTCGTCGACCGGACCCTCTACACGGGACAGAACCCGGCCTCGGCCGCGCCGCTCGCGCAGGAACTCCTCAAAGCCCTGAAGTAG
- a CDS encoding VOC family protein → MDLYTIMCVSDLPRALEWFAAFLGRPADEAIGEEHLWQLGEAAWLVVDAREVRGERVGRAMVTLGVTDLDEILARLAAHGITHEPVETYANGVRHVVVLDPDGNSLSLAQSPAEPA, encoded by the coding sequence GTGGACCTTTACACGATCATGTGCGTGAGCGACCTGCCCCGGGCGCTGGAGTGGTTCGCCGCGTTCCTGGGCCGGCCCGCGGACGAGGCCATCGGCGAGGAACACCTGTGGCAGCTCGGCGAAGCCGCGTGGCTCGTGGTCGACGCACGGGAGGTGCGCGGCGAGCGCGTGGGCCGGGCGATGGTCACCCTCGGCGTCACCGACCTCGACGAGATCCTCGCCCGCCTCGCCGCGCACGGCATCACGCACGAGCCTGTCGAGACCTACGCCAACGGCGTGCGCCACGTCGTGGTCCTCGACCCGGACGGGAACAGCCTCTCGCTCGCGCAGTCGCCGGCGGAGCCCGCGTAG
- a CDS encoding helix-turn-helix transcriptional regulator: MSEHPRDDRGRALAELLLALQTGLDVREVQSGYLDRVGHLVAAGAYGFSRFGPLGERLTPLTVQTRRAPEGLVPAYNDLGADRDPLLVAAVAAGSPVDNASLMSPQAWGEQSLCGVLGGHGLYHSTVVPLIAQSRVLGALYLARGADEEPFSELDRSAMAVAKQHVEAALHRATRHEELDSRASLLARTLDELDVPVVVTSADGEVLLDSKALRRLHRTHHHAGPRLAELLSRNLRDLARGSQRVAVASGTFTAGRVSRRADDAPADLRLTVKSTVLRRGIGAVVSFAFVQRKDVATPVERSPLSAREREIVAWVAEGLTNRRIAELAVVSENTVRQHLKRIFGKLDVHSRAQLVQAVWQGATDDP, encoded by the coding sequence ATGTCCGAGCACCCGCGCGACGACCGGGGACGCGCCCTGGCCGAACTGCTGCTCGCGCTGCAGACCGGGCTCGACGTGCGCGAGGTGCAGTCGGGATACCTCGACCGCGTCGGGCACCTGGTCGCCGCCGGCGCGTACGGGTTCTCGCGCTTCGGCCCGCTCGGCGAACGGCTCACGCCGCTGACCGTGCAGACGCGTCGAGCGCCCGAGGGCCTCGTGCCCGCCTACAACGACCTGGGCGCCGACCGCGATCCGCTGCTGGTCGCGGCCGTCGCCGCCGGCTCGCCGGTGGACAACGCGTCGCTGATGTCACCGCAGGCCTGGGGGGAGCAGTCGCTGTGCGGCGTGCTCGGCGGACACGGGCTCTACCACTCGACGGTCGTCCCGCTGATCGCCCAGAGCCGGGTGCTCGGCGCGCTGTACCTCGCGCGCGGCGCCGACGAAGAGCCCTTCTCGGAGCTCGACCGTTCGGCCATGGCGGTCGCGAAGCAGCACGTCGAGGCGGCCCTGCACCGCGCGACCCGCCACGAGGAGCTCGACAGCCGGGCGTCGCTGCTGGCACGGACGCTGGACGAGCTCGACGTTCCGGTCGTCGTCACCTCCGCCGACGGCGAGGTGCTGCTCGACAGCAAAGCCCTGCGGCGCCTGCACCGCACCCATCACCACGCCGGACCGCGCCTGGCCGAGCTGCTGTCCCGCAACTTGCGCGACCTCGCCCGCGGCTCGCAGCGCGTGGCCGTCGCGTCCGGAACCTTCACCGCCGGCCGGGTTTCCCGCCGCGCCGACGACGCACCGGCGGACCTGCGGCTCACGGTGAAGTCCACTGTGCTCCGTCGCGGAATCGGCGCGGTGGTGTCCTTTGCTTTCGTGCAGCGGAAAGACGTGGCCACTCCGGTCGAGCGGTCACCCCTTTCCGCGCGGGAGCGGGAGATCGTCGCGTGGGTCGCCGAAGGCCTGACCAACCGGCGGATCGCCGAACTGGCCGTGGTGTCGGAGAACACCGTGCGCCAGCACCTGAAGCGGATCTTCGGCAAGCTCGACGTGCACAGCCGGGCGCAGCTGGTCCAAGCGGTGTGGCAAGGCGCGACCGACGACCCGTGA
- a CDS encoding ABC transporter substrate-binding protein — MSRTTRALCATAVAAGLLFASACAPSSQQNQATDAKQVSVLPAGVSLSGKTGTPAPKPLAQRASLKVGIPSKLELEAPALLAQVYGEFGKENLDVTFVTDTVPNLLTLLGQDKIDLVYAGAQALVFNALRHGVPIRWVSGVASSSPDSGVYMSTKYGSKASDFNPASLKGKNIGVNPGALAAPSEYGLYDLITKGGLKPDDVRMTPFSDIAAMVQALNNGSIDGATLGPPFTASIKPGTAFNAEGGYPDSMQIAGYFATTVLLGEHRDAGVAFFRAVERTVNTHLSGDYHQDTDVMTKMAQQLGTTVETLRIAPSVPFDFNVPAESVASLQKMYQAVPNTLQIDSPVKPEELIDLSLVIDAAQGK; from the coding sequence ATGTCCAGAACCACCCGGGCGCTCTGCGCCACCGCCGTCGCGGCCGGCCTGCTGTTCGCGAGCGCGTGTGCCCCGTCGTCGCAGCAGAACCAGGCCACCGACGCCAAGCAGGTGTCAGTGCTCCCGGCCGGCGTGAGCCTGTCGGGCAAGACGGGCACGCCCGCGCCCAAACCGCTGGCACAGCGCGCTTCGCTCAAGGTTGGCATCCCGTCCAAACTGGAGCTCGAAGCGCCGGCGCTGCTCGCCCAGGTCTACGGCGAGTTCGGCAAGGAGAACCTCGACGTCACCTTCGTCACCGACACGGTGCCGAACCTGCTCACGTTGCTGGGACAGGACAAGATCGACCTAGTCTACGCCGGCGCGCAGGCCCTGGTCTTCAACGCGCTGCGCCACGGTGTGCCGATCCGCTGGGTCTCCGGTGTCGCTTCGTCCTCTCCGGACAGTGGTGTCTACATGAGCACCAAGTACGGCAGCAAGGCGAGCGACTTCAACCCGGCTTCGTTGAAGGGCAAGAACATCGGCGTCAACCCCGGTGCGCTGGCGGCTCCGTCGGAGTACGGGCTGTACGACCTGATCACCAAAGGCGGCCTCAAGCCCGACGACGTGCGGATGACGCCGTTCAGCGACATCGCCGCGATGGTCCAGGCGCTCAACAACGGCTCGATCGACGGCGCCACCCTCGGCCCGCCGTTCACCGCGAGCATCAAGCCGGGCACCGCGTTCAACGCCGAAGGCGGGTACCCGGACAGCATGCAGATCGCCGGCTACTTCGCGACCACCGTCCTGCTCGGCGAACACCGCGACGCGGGTGTCGCGTTCTTCCGCGCGGTCGAGCGGACCGTGAACACACACCTGTCCGGTGACTACCACCAGGACACCGACGTGATGACCAAGATGGCGCAGCAGCTCGGCACCACCGTCGAGACACTGCGGATCGCGCCGTCGGTGCCGTTCGACTTCAACGTGCCCGCCGAATCGGTGGCGAGCCTGCAGAAGATGTACCAGGCCGTACCGAACACGCTGCAGATCGACTCCCCGGTGAAGCCCGAAGAGCTGATCGACCTGTCGCTCGTGATCGACGCGGCGCAAGGCAAGTGA
- a CDS encoding ABC transporter ATP-binding protein, which produces MSDVVISATGVERTFVSRGHAVHALGPVDLTVERGQFVAIVGPSGCGKSTLLRIVAGLAAPSAGEIVIDRADADSPLCSMVFQDYGIFPWKTVLANVRLPLDIAGVSRPRADEVARDWIERAGVAGFESAYPATLSGGMRQRVALARAFVANPEILLMDEPFAALDAQLRLVLQQELLRVWEAHRRTILFVTHAIDEALLLADRVVVMSSRPGRILDDIEVPFARPRTRAARSAAEFGALEDHIWRLLKGEVEEREHAHDVA; this is translated from the coding sequence ATGTCCGACGTCGTGATCAGCGCGACGGGCGTCGAGCGGACGTTCGTTTCCCGCGGCCACGCGGTCCACGCGCTGGGCCCGGTCGACCTGACTGTCGAAAGAGGACAGTTCGTCGCCATCGTCGGCCCGTCCGGCTGCGGGAAGTCGACGTTGCTGCGGATCGTCGCAGGGCTGGCCGCACCCTCGGCCGGCGAGATCGTGATCGACCGCGCCGACGCGGATTCGCCACTGTGCTCCATGGTTTTCCAGGACTACGGCATCTTCCCCTGGAAAACCGTGCTCGCCAACGTGCGGCTCCCGCTCGACATCGCCGGCGTCTCGCGGCCGAGGGCCGACGAGGTGGCCCGCGACTGGATCGAGCGCGCCGGCGTCGCCGGCTTCGAATCCGCATACCCGGCCACGCTTTCCGGCGGCATGCGCCAGCGGGTCGCGCTGGCCCGGGCGTTCGTGGCCAACCCCGAGATCCTCCTCATGGACGAGCCGTTCGCCGCCCTCGACGCGCAGCTGCGCCTGGTGCTGCAGCAGGAGCTGCTGCGGGTGTGGGAGGCACACCGGCGCACGATCCTGTTCGTCACTCACGCGATCGACGAGGCGCTGCTGCTGGCCGACCGCGTCGTCGTGATGTCCTCGCGGCCCGGACGCATCCTCGACGACATCGAGGTCCCGTTCGCCCGGCCGCGCACCCGCGCCGCGCGTTCGGCGGCCGAGTTCGGCGCTCTCGAAGACCACATCTGGCGGCTCCTGAAAGGTGAGGTGGAAGAACGTGAGCACGCTCATGACGTCGCATGA
- a CDS encoding LysR family transcriptional regulator produces the protein MVEGTPAGIEIRHLRAFASVARLASFTHAAQELAITQPALSRTVRQLEELLRVTLPDRSSRHVELTDAGQAFLEHAQRVLAELDRGVSAARSRGTVKLGFSWLLPTPWAQETVARFEHTTGSSVDLVRIDDPLAAVQQEKVDVALVRGQVRSPQLQVVHLFDEDRVAVFAETFPHSGASELAWADVPNWPLVVNVVNGTTGPGSWPEGQGPTTVLETANFDVDRERRRGARAGGGAGGRGAAQHPPHGAVPPDHRCARDPGRVGVPVERERTGASAVRGSGARVRKVVR, from the coding sequence ATGGTTGAGGGCACACCGGCGGGCATCGAAATCCGGCACCTGCGCGCGTTCGCGTCGGTGGCCCGGCTGGCGTCGTTCACGCACGCCGCCCAGGAGCTCGCCATCACGCAACCCGCGCTCAGCCGGACCGTTCGCCAGCTCGAAGAGCTGCTGCGCGTGACGCTGCCGGACCGCTCGTCGCGGCACGTGGAGCTGACGGATGCGGGCCAGGCGTTCCTGGAGCACGCCCAACGTGTGCTGGCGGAGCTCGACCGCGGCGTAAGCGCGGCGCGGAGCCGGGGCACCGTGAAGCTGGGATTCAGCTGGCTGCTGCCCACGCCGTGGGCGCAGGAGACCGTGGCGCGGTTCGAACACACCACCGGCAGCTCGGTCGACCTCGTGCGCATCGACGACCCGCTCGCGGCGGTGCAGCAGGAGAAAGTGGACGTCGCGCTCGTGCGCGGGCAGGTGCGTTCGCCGCAGCTGCAGGTCGTGCACCTCTTCGACGAGGACCGGGTGGCCGTGTTCGCGGAGACGTTCCCCCACTCCGGTGCGTCCGAGCTGGCGTGGGCCGACGTGCCGAACTGGCCGCTGGTGGTCAACGTCGTCAACGGCACCACCGGGCCGGGGTCCTGGCCCGAGGGGCAGGGGCCGACGACCGTCCTCGAAACGGCCAACTTCGACGTGGATCGAGAGCGTCGCCGCGGGGCGCGGGCTGGGGGTGGTGCCGGAGGTCGCGGTGCGGCGCAACATCCACCCCACGGTGCGGTTCCTCCCGATCACCGGTGCGCCCGCGATCCCGGTCGCGTTGGCGTTCCTGTCGAACGCGAACGGACCGGTGCTTCGGCAGTTCGTGGAAGCGGCGCTCGGGTGAGGAAAGTGGTTCGGTAA
- a CDS encoding CaiB/BaiF CoA transferase family protein translates to MSDALAGVRVLDAATVLAGPVSATILGDFGAEVVKIEDPKVGDFTRSGGRSPGWLQEGRNKKSVALDLRTPEGQAVFHRLVPHFDVVVTNFRPPTLERYRMLPEHLQPLNPRAILLYLTGFGLTGPYRDRGAFDRIASAYSGLTYATGEPERPPVRSGYSVIDYMSAYLAAFSVVSALYHRDLGSGSGQVIDLALYEAALRSSEDSVTAYGLDRQVRERLGNKNPAIVPASDFVTSDDRRVSLHAGTDSLFRRLSAVMSRPELADDPRFADRPARIRHQDELYPLISEWVSRLTADEVVKLLSDADIPASPIMSVADLMNDPHCRARGSVITVDDAEFGEVPMVAPLPHLSATPGSVRWAGTTLGAHTDEVLGGLLGLSAAELDGLRDRGVV, encoded by the coding sequence ATGAGCGACGCGCTGGCCGGTGTCCGGGTTCTCGACGCCGCGACCGTCCTCGCCGGACCGGTCTCGGCGACGATCCTGGGCGACTTCGGAGCCGAGGTGGTCAAGATCGAAGACCCGAAGGTCGGCGACTTCACCCGCAGTGGCGGGCGGTCGCCGGGCTGGCTCCAGGAGGGGCGCAACAAGAAGTCCGTCGCGCTCGACCTCCGGACGCCCGAAGGGCAGGCCGTGTTCCACCGGCTGGTGCCGCACTTCGACGTGGTGGTCACGAACTTCCGCCCGCCGACGCTCGAGCGCTACCGCATGCTGCCCGAGCACCTGCAACCCCTCAACCCGCGGGCGATCCTGCTGTACCTCACGGGGTTCGGCCTCACCGGGCCGTACCGCGACCGGGGCGCGTTCGACCGGATCGCGAGTGCCTACAGTGGACTGACCTACGCCACGGGCGAGCCGGAGCGGCCGCCGGTGCGCAGCGGGTACTCGGTGATCGACTACATGAGCGCCTACCTCGCCGCGTTCTCGGTCGTGTCCGCGCTGTACCACCGCGACCTCGGCTCGGGCTCGGGCCAGGTCATCGACCTGGCGCTGTACGAGGCGGCGTTGCGGTCCAGTGAGGACTCGGTGACCGCCTACGGCCTCGACCGCCAGGTCCGGGAACGGCTGGGCAACAAGAACCCGGCCATCGTCCCGGCGTCGGACTTCGTGACGTCCGACGACCGGCGGGTGTCGCTGCACGCCGGCACCGACTCGCTGTTCCGGCGCCTGTCCGCGGTGATGAGCCGGCCGGAACTGGCCGACGACCCGCGCTTCGCCGACCGCCCCGCCCGGATCCGCCACCAGGACGAGCTGTACCCGCTCATCAGCGAGTGGGTCTCGCGGCTGACGGCCGACGAGGTCGTGAAACTGCTGAGCGACGCCGACATCCCGGCGTCACCGATCATGAGCGTCGCCGACCTCATGAACGATCCGCACTGCCGGGCCCGAGGGTCGGTGATCACCGTGGACGACGCGGAGTTCGGCGAGGTCCCGATGGTCGCGCCGCTGCCGCACCTGAGCGCGACACCCGGCAGCGTCCGCTGGGCCGGCACGACGTTGGGCGCGCACACCGACGAGGTGCTCGGCGGCCTGCTGGGCCTGTCCGCCGCGGAGCTCGACGGGTTGCGGGACCGGGGTGTGGTGTGA